In Geobacter anodireducens, a genomic segment contains:
- a CDS encoding serine--tRNA ligase, producing MLDAKYLRENLQEVEARLATRGSEVSLGRFRELDERRRTLLAESESLKALKNSASEAISKVKDKSQIQDKIAEMREVGGRIKGLDDELRGIEDELQMVLLTVPNVPHPTVPVGASEADNRQVRTWGEPPCFAFDPKPHWEIGEGLGILDFERGAKLTGARFTLYRGAGARLERSLVNFMLDLHTERHNYLEMLPPFMVNRESMTGTGQLPKFEDDLFHLEGVDYFLIPTAEVPVTNIHRAEILKAADLPLSYTAYTPCFRKEAGSYGKDVRGLIRQHQFNKVELVKFVHPAASYDELEKLLSNAEEVLRQLGLAYRVVELCTGDMGFSAAKTYDIEVWLPGQETYREISSCSNFEDFQSRRASIRFREDEKSKPEFVHTLNGSGLAVGRTLVAILENYQQEDGSVVIPDVLRPYMGGLQKIG from the coding sequence ATGCTTGACGCCAAATATCTGCGAGAGAATCTGCAAGAGGTGGAAGCGCGGCTTGCCACCCGGGGCTCCGAGGTGAGTCTCGGCCGGTTTCGCGAGTTGGACGAGCGCCGGCGCACGCTCCTTGCGGAAAGCGAGTCGCTCAAGGCGTTGAAAAACTCCGCATCCGAGGCCATCAGCAAGGTCAAGGACAAGAGCCAGATTCAGGACAAGATCGCCGAGATGCGTGAGGTGGGGGGCAGGATCAAGGGGCTCGACGACGAGTTACGCGGCATTGAGGATGAGCTGCAGATGGTGCTGCTGACGGTCCCCAATGTGCCGCATCCGACGGTACCCGTCGGAGCGTCGGAAGCGGACAACCGTCAGGTGCGGACATGGGGTGAACCCCCCTGTTTTGCGTTTGACCCCAAGCCCCATTGGGAGATAGGCGAAGGGCTCGGCATACTCGATTTTGAGCGGGGAGCGAAGCTTACCGGTGCGCGGTTCACGCTCTATCGCGGCGCAGGTGCCCGACTGGAGCGCTCTCTCGTCAATTTCATGCTCGACCTGCACACCGAGCGGCACAATTATCTTGAAATGCTCCCGCCCTTCATGGTAAACAGGGAAAGCATGACCGGAACCGGTCAGTTGCCCAAGTTTGAGGACGACCTCTTCCATCTGGAAGGGGTCGATTATTTCCTCATCCCCACGGCAGAGGTTCCCGTTACCAATATTCATCGCGCTGAAATCCTCAAAGCCGCAGACCTGCCGCTCAGCTACACGGCCTACACCCCGTGCTTCCGCAAGGAGGCCGGCTCCTACGGCAAGGACGTCCGCGGACTCATACGGCAACACCAGTTCAACAAAGTCGAGCTGGTGAAGTTTGTTCATCCTGCGGCATCCTATGATGAGCTGGAAAAACTGCTCTCCAATGCCGAAGAGGTGTTGCGCCAGCTCGGACTGGCCTATCGGGTCGTTGAACTCTGTACCGGCGACATGGGATTTTCAGCTGCCAAAACATACGATATTGAAGTCTGGCTTCCCGGCCAGGAGACTTATCGGGAAATTTCTTCGTGCAGCAACTTCGAGGATTTCCAGTCCCGGCGGGCCTCGATCCGGTTCAGGGAAGACGAAAAATCAAAGCCTGAATTCGTCCACACGCTGAACGGTTCGGGGCTTGCAGTCGGTAGAACGCTGGTGGCCATCCTTGAGAATTACCAGCAGGAAGACGGGTCGGTAGTAATCCCGGACGTGCTCCGGCCGTACATGGGGGGACTGCAGAAGATCGGCTAG